A genome region from Geminicoccus roseus DSM 18922 includes the following:
- the map gene encoding type I methionyl aminopeptidase, with amino-acid sequence MRDAGRLAAATLDMIAQEIRPGVASRRLDALAETFIRDHGAVPAPLGYRGYPFATCMSPNQVVCHGMPDERPLAEGDILKVDVTVKLDGWHGDSCRTFAVGAIDPERTRLLQTTRTALALGLEAVRPGGWLSAIGRAIQGHVEAQGYAVVRSYCGHGIGREFHQPPQVLHHLDLARDVELRPGMFFTIEPMVNTGGHATIRLEDGWTVVTADGGLSAQFEHTVGVTETGVEVFTLSPAG; translated from the coding sequence ATGCGCGACGCCGGCCGCCTGGCAGCGGCCACCCTCGACATGATCGCGCAGGAGATCCGCCCGGGCGTCGCCAGCCGGCGGCTGGACGCGCTGGCCGAAACATTCATCCGCGACCATGGCGCGGTGCCGGCCCCCCTGGGCTATCGCGGCTATCCGTTCGCCACCTGCATGTCGCCGAACCAGGTGGTCTGCCACGGCATGCCGGACGAGCGGCCGCTGGCCGAGGGCGACATCCTCAAGGTCGACGTGACCGTGAAGCTGGACGGCTGGCATGGCGACAGCTGCCGCACCTTCGCGGTCGGCGCCATCGATCCCGAGCGGACCCGGCTGCTGCAGACCACCCGCACCGCCCTGGCACTTGGGCTTGAGGCGGTGCGCCCAGGCGGGTGGTTGTCCGCGATTGGCCGGGCGATCCAGGGTCATGTCGAGGCACAAGGCTATGCGGTGGTGCGCAGCTATTGCGGCCACGGCATCGGCCGGGAGTTCCACCAGCCGCCGCAGGTCCTGCACCATCTGGACCTGGCGCGCGACGTGGAGCTGCGGCCAGGCATGTTCTTCACGATCGAGCCGATGGTGAACACGGGCGGCCATGCCACGATCCGCCTGGAGGACGGCTGGACGGTGGTGACCGCCGATGGGGGGCTGTCCGCCCAGTTCGAGCACACGGTGGGCGTCACCGAGACCGGCGTCGAGGTGTTCACCCTGTCCCCCGCCGGCTGA
- a CDS encoding JAB domain-containing protein, producing MFQLDPAIADSLRPHGLSVAREADEAGGSRFVVVGRTWLHKERLRALAARFDGSRKAWLLFSEEALRGLADQLATLAPGLAEAAPADPDKGWVFGSKHYHGHRERLRTRFAEAREETALADYELLELLLFFSVYRRDTKPIAKAMIERFGSLGAVLAAPPERYGELFQLDPLQADAERRQQVDEDLRFTRVLLKAIHQAMRRTLKEELKDRPLVGSWTALTDYLAVTMSHDGTEHFRILFLDRKNILLRDEVQSRGTVDHTPLYPREVLKRCLDLDAAAIIMVHNHPSGDPTPSRPDIEMTREVVNLLKAAGIEVHDHVIVGKGRHLSFRSEGLI from the coding sequence ATGTTCCAGCTCGATCCCGCCATCGCCGACAGCCTGCGCCCGCACGGCCTGTCGGTGGCGCGCGAGGCCGACGAGGCCGGCGGCAGCCGCTTCGTGGTGGTCGGGCGGACCTGGCTGCACAAGGAGCGGCTGCGGGCGCTGGCCGCAAGGTTCGACGGCAGCCGCAAGGCGTGGCTCCTGTTCTCCGAGGAGGCGCTGCGCGGCCTTGCCGACCAGCTGGCGACGCTGGCGCCGGGTCTCGCCGAGGCGGCGCCGGCCGATCCGGACAAGGGCTGGGTGTTCGGCAGCAAGCACTACCATGGCCACCGCGAGCGGCTGCGCACCCGCTTTGCCGAGGCGCGCGAGGAGACGGCGCTCGCCGACTACGAGCTTTTGGAGCTGCTCCTGTTCTTCTCGGTCTACCGCCGCGACACCAAGCCGATCGCCAAGGCGATGATCGAGCGGTTCGGCAGCCTGGGCGCCGTGCTGGCGGCGCCGCCGGAGCGCTATGGCGAGCTGTTCCAGCTGGACCCGCTCCAGGCCGACGCGGAGCGCCGCCAGCAGGTCGACGAGGACCTGCGCTTCACCAGGGTGCTGCTGAAGGCGATCCACCAGGCGATGCGCCGGACCCTGAAGGAGGAGCTCAAGGACCGGCCGCTGGTGGGATCGTGGACGGCCCTCACCGACTATCTCGCGGTGACCATGAGCCATGACGGCACCGAGCATTTCCGCATCCTGTTCCTCGACCGCAAGAACATCCTGCTGCGCGACGAGGTGCAGAGCCGCGGCACCGTCGACCATACCCCCCTCTATCCCCGCGAAGTGCTCAAGCGCTGCCTGGACCTGGATGCGGCGGCGATCATCATGGTCCACAACCACCCCTCCGGCGACCCGACCCCGTCCCGGCCGGACATCGAGATGACCCGGGAGGTGGTGAACCTGCTCAAAGCCGCCGGGATCGAGGTCCACGACCATGTGATTGTCGGCAAGGGCCGCCATCTGAGTTTCCGCAGCGAAGGGCTGATCTGA
- the hrpB gene encoding ATP-dependent helicase HrpB, giving the protein MQHLPDLPVRDLLPSLVDTLGDAGRAVLEAPPGAGKTTLVPLALLEAPWRQNRRLIMLEPRRLATRAAARRMAEILGEETGQQVGYAMRFERSIGQNTVVEVLTEGLYLRRLQTDPELADVAAVIFDEFHERSLDADLALALTLESRAALRPDLRVLVMSATLDGEAVARLLDDAPVLRSQGRMFPVAVRHLGRDAAEPVDRAVANACLDAVATESGSILAFLPGQAEIGRAASFLAARLGGRKEIEIHPLYGDLSREAQDRAIRPPAPGQRKIVLATDIAETSLTIEGVRVVVDSGLARKPSFSPRTGTSALVTRRIALANAEQRRGRAGRLEPGVCLRLWSAAEERAMLPHLPPEIADSDLVQLVLELRLWGVQDPATLSWLDPPPAGALAAAAATLESLGALDEAGQVTPAGRRMAALPTHPRLAAMILAAEREGLAATGIALAALLSSRDLTPGSASTDLAHRLAALRDGSGDPARRRQVQDIARQLARGRFDRREIEPERAGLLLAAAYPDRIAQRRQPGSYRLANGRGARLEPGDPLAAMPFLVIAEVDDRGADGRCRLAAALDPSDMPAGRCREVTETRIDPQSGRVVARRATMIGAIELRASETDPPAELAERILLDALAPALPELVAASPAAERLRRRVEMLRGADGPDSTLPDLSDDGLVRDAATLLGGWLGGLRSLKAARGLDWHAILAARLDHAARTRLDAELPTHWTTPAGTRHAIDYGVDPPVLAVRLQEMFGAASGPVLGRGRIPCVLHLLSPAQRPAAITSDLAGFWITGWPATRKDLRGRYPKHFWPDDPASAKATARVRARSG; this is encoded by the coding sequence ATGCAGCATCTGCCCGACCTCCCCGTCCGCGACCTCCTGCCCTCCCTCGTCGATACGCTCGGCGATGCCGGCCGCGCCGTGCTGGAAGCGCCGCCCGGGGCCGGCAAGACCACGCTGGTGCCGCTGGCGCTGCTGGAAGCGCCCTGGCGCCAGAACCGCCGGCTGATCATGCTGGAGCCGCGCCGGCTGGCGACCCGGGCCGCCGCGCGCCGGATGGCCGAGATCCTGGGCGAGGAGACCGGCCAGCAGGTCGGCTACGCCATGCGCTTCGAGCGCAGCATCGGCCAGAACACGGTGGTCGAGGTCCTGACCGAGGGCCTCTACCTGCGCCGGCTGCAAACCGATCCGGAGCTGGCCGACGTGGCCGCGGTGATCTTCGACGAGTTCCACGAGCGCTCGCTGGATGCCGACTTGGCCCTGGCGCTGACCCTGGAGAGCCGCGCGGCGCTGCGCCCGGACCTGCGCGTCCTGGTGATGTCGGCGACCCTGGACGGCGAGGCGGTGGCCCGTCTCCTGGACGACGCCCCGGTGCTGCGCAGCCAGGGCCGGATGTTCCCGGTGGCCGTGCGCCATCTGGGCCGCGACGCGGCGGAGCCCGTCGACCGCGCGGTGGCGAACGCCTGCCTGGACGCGGTCGCCACCGAGAGCGGCTCGATCCTGGCCTTCCTGCCGGGCCAGGCCGAGATCGGCCGGGCGGCCTCGTTCCTCGCGGCACGCCTGGGCGGGCGCAAGGAGATCGAGATCCACCCGCTCTATGGCGACCTGTCCCGCGAGGCCCAGGACCGGGCGATCCGCCCCCCTGCCCCCGGGCAGCGCAAGATCGTGCTGGCCACCGACATCGCCGAGACCAGCCTGACCATCGAGGGAGTGCGGGTCGTGGTCGACAGCGGCCTGGCGCGCAAGCCGAGCTTCTCGCCACGCACCGGCACCTCCGCCCTGGTGACCCGCAGGATCGCCCTGGCCAATGCCGAGCAGCGCCGGGGGCGCGCCGGCCGGCTGGAGCCGGGGGTGTGCCTGCGGCTGTGGTCGGCGGCCGAGGAGCGCGCCATGCTCCCGCATCTGCCGCCCGAGATCGCCGACAGCGACCTGGTGCAGCTGGTGCTGGAGCTGCGCCTGTGGGGCGTGCAGGACCCGGCAACCCTGTCCTGGCTGGACCCGCCCCCGGCGGGCGCCCTGGCGGCGGCGGCCGCCACGCTGGAGAGCCTGGGCGCCCTGGACGAGGCCGGCCAGGTCACGCCGGCCGGCCGACGCATGGCGGCCCTGCCGACCCATCCGCGCCTGGCCGCGATGATCCTGGCAGCCGAGCGCGAGGGCCTGGCCGCCACCGGGATCGCCCTGGCGGCGCTCCTGTCCAGCCGCGACCTGACCCCTGGCAGCGCGTCCACCGACCTCGCCCACCGGCTGGCGGCGCTGCGCGACGGCAGCGGCGATCCCGCGCGGCGCCGGCAGGTGCAGGACATCGCCCGCCAGCTCGCCCGCGGCCGGTTCGACCGCCGCGAGATCGAGCCGGAGAGGGCCGGGCTCCTGCTGGCGGCGGCCTATCCGGACCGGATCGCCCAGCGCCGCCAGCCCGGCTCCTATCGGCTGGCGAACGGCCGCGGCGCAAGGCTGGAGCCGGGCGATCCCCTGGCGGCGATGCCCTTCCTGGTGATCGCCGAGGTCGACGATCGCGGAGCCGATGGCCGCTGCCGTCTCGCGGCGGCGCTGGACCCAAGCGACATGCCGGCCGGGCGGTGCCGAGAGGTCACCGAGACGCGGATCGACCCGCAGAGCGGCCGGGTCGTCGCCAGGCGCGCCACCATGATCGGGGCCATCGAGCTGCGCGCCAGCGAGACCGATCCCCCGGCGGAGCTGGCCGAGCGGATCCTGCTCGACGCCCTGGCCCCGGCCCTGCCCGAACTGGTCGCCGCCAGCCCGGCGGCGGAGCGCCTGCGCCGGCGGGTGGAGATGCTGCGCGGTGCCGATGGTCCGGACAGCACCCTGCCCGACCTGTCCGACGACGGCCTGGTCCGGGACGCGGCCACGCTGCTGGGCGGCTGGCTCGGCGGGCTGCGTTCGCTGAAGGCGGCGAGAGGGCTGGACTGGCACGCGATCCTGGCCGCCAGGCTGGACCATGCCGCGCGCACCCGCCTGGATGCCGAACTGCCGACCCACTGGACGACCCCGGCCGGCACCCGCCACGCCATCGACTATGGCGTCGACCCGCCGGTGCTGGCGGTGCGGCTGCAGGAGATGTTCGGCGCGGCCAGCGGCCCGGTCCTGGGGCGCGGCAGGATCCCCTGCGTCCTGCACCTGCTCTCGCCGGCCCAGCGCCCGGCCGCGATCACCTCGGACCTGGCCGGCTTCTGGATCACCGGCTGGCCCGCGACCAGGAAGGACCTGAGGGGCCGCTATCCCAAGCATTTCTGGCCGGACGACCCGGCCAGCGCCAAGGCCACCGCCCGGGTCCGCGCCCGTTCCGGCTGA
- the purB gene encoding adenylosuccinate lyase, with amino-acid sequence MIPRYARPEMTAIFSPDEKLRLWLEIELCAAEAMAELGQVPADAVKALRQATETRKDEIIDPAAVDKIEAVTRHDVIAFLTHVENLCGADTRFLHLGLTSSDLLDTTLAVQLAKAADLLLEGLDRLLAALEARAQEHRGTATIGRSHAIHAEPTSFGVKLAGHYAEFARCRARLVAGRAEIATCAMSGAVGTFANIDPRVEESVAARLGLAVEPVSTQVIPRDRHAAFTATLGIVASAIERLAIEIRHLQRSELREAEEFFHKGQKGSSAMPHKRNPVLSENLTGLARIVRGAVVPALENVALWHERDISHSAVERTLLPDACIVLDFALHRAAGMIEKLVVYPERMKRNLDASLGLWNAQRILLALIETGLPRQQAYELVQKNAMRAWEQETPFLAELQADPEVSGRIDPQALEGLFDLGYHLKHVDTIFGRVFGQGSPA; translated from the coding sequence ATGATCCCGCGTTACGCCCGCCCCGAGATGACGGCGATCTTTTCGCCCGACGAGAAGCTGCGCCTGTGGCTGGAGATCGAGCTTTGCGCCGCCGAGGCGATGGCCGAGCTCGGCCAGGTGCCGGCGGACGCCGTGAAGGCGCTGCGTCAGGCCACCGAGACGCGCAAGGACGAGATCATCGATCCGGCGGCGGTCGACAAGATCGAGGCGGTCACCCGGCACGACGTGATCGCGTTCCTGACCCATGTCGAAAATTTGTGCGGCGCCGACACCCGCTTCCTCCATCTGGGCCTGACCAGCTCCGACCTGCTCGACACCACGCTGGCCGTGCAGCTCGCGAAAGCCGCCGACCTGCTCCTGGAGGGGCTGGACCGGCTGCTGGCAGCACTGGAGGCCAGGGCGCAGGAGCATCGCGGCACCGCCACGATCGGGCGCAGCCACGCGATCCATGCCGAGCCCACCAGCTTCGGGGTCAAGCTGGCAGGGCATTATGCCGAGTTCGCCCGCTGCCGGGCGCGGCTGGTGGCCGGCCGGGCCGAGATCGCGACCTGCGCCATGAGCGGAGCGGTCGGCACCTTCGCCAACATCGACCCGAGGGTCGAAGAGTCGGTGGCGGCAAGGCTCGGCCTCGCGGTCGAGCCGGTCTCCACCCAGGTGATCCCGCGCGACCGCCATGCCGCGTTCACCGCCACGCTCGGCATCGTCGCCTCGGCGATCGAGCGCCTGGCGATCGAGATCCGCCACCTGCAGCGCAGCGAGCTGCGCGAGGCCGAGGAGTTCTTCCACAAGGGGCAGAAGGGCAGCTCGGCGATGCCGCACAAGCGCAATCCGGTGCTGTCGGAGAACCTGACCGGGCTCGCCCGGATCGTGCGCGGCGCGGTGGTACCGGCCCTGGAGAACGTGGCGCTCTGGCACGAGCGCGACATCTCGCACAGCGCGGTGGAGCGCACCCTGCTGCCGGACGCCTGCATCGTGCTGGACTTCGCCCTGCACCGGGCCGCCGGGATGATCGAGAAGCTGGTGGTCTATCCCGAGCGGATGAAGCGCAACCTCGACGCGTCGCTGGGCCTTTGGAACGCGCAGCGCATCCTGCTGGCGCTGATCGAGACCGGCCTGCCGCGCCAGCAGGCCTACGAGCTGGTGCAAAAGAACGCGATGCGCGCCTGGGAGCAGGAGACGCCGTTCCTGGCGGAGCTGCAGGCCGATCCGGAGGTATCCGGCCGGATCGATCCCCAGGCGCTCGAGGGGCTGTTCGACCTGGGCTACCACCTCAAGCATGTCGACACGATCTTCGGGCGGGTGTTCGGCCAGGGCAGCCCCGCCTGA